One genomic segment of Caldisericum sp. includes these proteins:
- a CDS encoding peroxiredoxin: protein MEEVKRLPLLGEKFPEFTVKTTHGVKKLPDDYKGKWLVLFSHPADFTPVCTTEFVAFAKRYDQFKKLNTELLGLSIDQVFSHIKWVEWIENTLKVQIPFPIIADDRGQVAEALGMLHPNKGTNTVRAVFVIDDKGILRLMLYYPQELGRNMDEILRIVEGLQLADKEGVAIPANWPNNELIKDEVIVPPAADVETASKRMKEYTCYDWWFCHKKAK from the coding sequence ATGGAAGAAGTTAAAAGATTACCTTTATTAGGGGAAAAATTCCCAGAATTTACTGTCAAAACAACACATGGTGTAAAGAAATTACCAGATGACTACAAAGGAAAGTGGCTTGTTTTATTTAGCCATCCTGCAGATTTCACACCAGTATGCACAACTGAATTTGTTGCATTCGCAAAGAGATACGACCAATTTAAGAAACTCAACACAGAACTTCTTGGACTTTCAATTGACCAGGTTTTCTCTCACATTAAATGGGTTGAGTGGATTGAGAACACCTTAAAGGTGCAAATTCCATTCCCAATAATTGCAGATGACAGAGGTCAGGTTGCTGAAGCACTTGGAATGCTTCATCCAAACAAAGGCACAAACACAGTAAGAGCAGTATTTGTTATTGATGATAAAGGAATTCTAAGGCTTATGCTCTACTATCCTCAGGAACTTGGAAGAAATATGGACGAAATTTTAAGAATTGTTGAAGGCTTACAACTTGCAGATAAAGAAGGCGTTGCAATCCCTGCAAACTGGCCAAACAACGAACTTATTAAGGACGAAGTTATTGTTCCACCAGCGGCAGATGTTGAAACTGCTTCAAAGAGGATGAAGGAATACACCTGCTACGATTGGTGGTTCTGCCACAAGAAAGCAAAATAA
- a CDS encoding indolepyruvate oxidoreductase subunit beta, producing the protein MQYNIYITGVGGQGVVKTSIVIGQACIKKGINVVTSEIHGMSQRGGVVPVEVRIGDVNGPIIKSGSADLLLAFEPLEALRSLPKMNENTIAVVNTAEIVPFTASLGISEYLTSAEYINELKKHLKVVIPVDAEGIAKEVGDSILSNMVILGVGASVPNFPVEKEFIEEAIKESFKPQYVNLNIKAFNRGYEFGKENFK; encoded by the coding sequence ATGCAATATAACATTTATATTACAGGTGTTGGTGGTCAGGGAGTTGTAAAAACTTCGATTGTAATAGGGCAGGCATGTATCAAAAAAGGTATTAATGTTGTTACTTCTGAAATCCACGGTATGTCTCAAAGGGGCGGTGTTGTGCCTGTTGAAGTGCGTATAGGCGATGTAAATGGTCCGATTATAAAAAGCGGAAGCGCAGACTTGCTTCTTGCTTTTGAGCCGCTTGAAGCTTTGCGAAGTCTTCCAAAGATGAACGAAAATACAATTGCTGTTGTAAATACTGCTGAGATCGTTCCATTTACTGCGTCTTTGGGAATTTCCGAGTATTTAACAAGCGCTGAATATATTAACGAGCTTAAAAAACATTTAAAAGTTGTAATTCCTGTTGATGCAGAAGGGATTGCAAAAGAAGTTGGCGATAGCATTTTATCAAATATGGTTATTCTTGGTGTTGGCGCATCGGTCCCAAATTTTCCTGTGGAAAAGGAATTTATAGAGGAAGCAATAAAAGAAAGTTTTAAGCCTCAGTATGTGAACCTCAACATCAAGGCATTTAACAGAGGCTACGAATTTGGAAAAGAGAACTTCAAGTAA
- the rgy gene encoding reverse gyrase gives METIPTIYKRLCPNCGNDVTDERLKLGLTCEICLDKVVPKEKICDYLKIEQFKAVCTLRKHIANFKESFKETFGMDLSTLQEMWATRFFLNNSFALIAPTGIGKTTFGLTLSKYITERNLGFVYLIFPTNILVKQAKERLIKYGVDENDIVAYDSNLPKKELQVLKSRINDADFRILITTTNFLYKNFDSVPKGLYSLVFIDDVDSVLKNSKNIDKILKLLNFNDADIDKTMNLINLKRMFLSKKIDEDTLNRAQEEVAKIKEKRKGVLIVSSATTNPKSKKVLLFRELLDFEVGKVVSTLRNVIDAYKLTQKDLIEEAISEIKRLGKGGLVFLNTDYTSDDLEKFVHLLNKNGIKAASYENLSKVLEDFKEGKIDVLVGFSTYRNPLARGIDLPSVIRYALFVGVPKMKFNLDAKESGRGIYYAILMLMPHITKRKVLSETEIAKVNRYLNILKKSTYAIEESEENPLKKAYEEAVSFFKELLQRQEILEIIETTPEVALVKKGDTLTFVIVDITGYIQASGRTSRLIATGLTKGLSLVLTNDMKALTVLRKKLKWFVEEVDLVPYESLDLDKLIKEIDEDRRIAKEIEKGKIPKEGFKFNTKLVIVESPNKARTIASFYGKPLRRRIGNLDAFEIIMKDTILTIAASKGHVLDLNKTEGYFGVLKRDNTFIPLFEPIDEDRENILRSLRRLSLEVNEVLLASDPDTEGEKISYDLWLNLSPFSKDIKRIEFHEITKHAFENAIRDSRGININLVKAQFLRRIADRFVGFTVSQYIQREKGLKTLSAGRVQTPVLEWIVERGTEASKKQNYLKVFVNSYPVEFKLPKPLEESELDNIRSINIRVKDRKIEDLFVKPFETFTLLKEASNKLKIPVYTTMQLAQDLFEMGFITYHRTDSIRVSDAGVFVAKEYITEHFGSEFLKIRQYSNIGGAHECIRPTRAMDVEDLKSYLTMNPVLGITPLHLKLYDLIFRQFIASQMKETKVEKGNVLFEIALEDKHLETEEEVNLSIVEEGFNKILPVEVYAIEDGTYPVQKKVQYRRSEVPFYTHATIIQEMKEKGIGRPSTYAITIEKLIQRRYVIDKKGYLIPTRLGIEVLRLIKKNKKVSPFVSEDYTKELENKMDEVEAGLRDYNTEIGEIFRNLELEKLVELTYTTIEE, from the coding sequence ATGGAAACAATTCCAACAATTTATAAAAGGCTTTGTCCAAACTGCGGAAATGACGTAACTGATGAAAGGTTAAAATTGGGTCTTACATGCGAGATTTGTCTTGATAAGGTTGTCCCAAAAGAAAAAATTTGCGACTACCTTAAGATAGAACAATTTAAAGCCGTATGCACTCTTAGAAAGCACATTGCAAACTTCAAGGAGAGTTTCAAAGAAACGTTTGGAATGGATTTATCAACCCTGCAAGAGATGTGGGCAACAAGATTCTTCCTCAATAACTCCTTTGCACTCATTGCACCAACAGGAATCGGAAAAACCACTTTCGGGCTAACCCTTTCAAAATACATTACCGAAAGAAATCTTGGCTTTGTGTATCTTATCTTTCCAACAAATATCCTCGTAAAGCAAGCAAAGGAAAGGCTCATAAAATACGGCGTAGATGAAAATGATATCGTTGCATACGACTCAAACCTCCCGAAAAAGGAATTGCAGGTTCTAAAATCACGAATAAATGATGCAGACTTTAGAATACTCATTACAACAACAAACTTCCTCTACAAGAATTTTGATTCAGTTCCAAAGGGGCTATACTCACTTGTCTTTATAGATGATGTTGATTCGGTCTTAAAAAACTCAAAAAATATCGATAAAATTCTCAAACTTCTTAATTTCAATGACGCTGACATTGATAAGACAATGAATCTCATCAACCTAAAAAGAATGTTCCTCAGTAAGAAAATTGATGAGGATACTCTTAATAGAGCGCAGGAAGAGGTTGCAAAGATAAAGGAGAAAAGAAAAGGCGTTTTAATTGTGTCTTCTGCGACAACAAACCCGAAGTCCAAGAAAGTCCTTCTTTTTAGAGAACTTCTCGATTTCGAGGTTGGAAAAGTTGTTTCAACTTTAAGAAATGTAATCGATGCATATAAATTGACCCAAAAAGACCTTATAGAGGAGGCAATTTCAGAGATTAAAAGGTTGGGTAAAGGAGGGCTTGTCTTCTTAAATACAGATTATACAAGCGACGATCTTGAAAAATTTGTGCATCTTCTTAATAAAAACGGCATAAAGGCTGCCTCTTACGAAAACCTCTCAAAGGTGTTAGAAGACTTTAAAGAAGGAAAAATCGATGTCCTTGTTGGCTTTTCAACATACAGAAACCCGCTTGCAAGGGGTATTGACCTGCCTTCGGTTATAAGGTATGCGCTTTTTGTTGGTGTGCCAAAAATGAAGTTTAACCTTGATGCAAAAGAAAGTGGAAGGGGCATATACTATGCAATATTGATGCTTATGCCACATATTACAAAAAGAAAAGTCCTGTCTGAAACCGAAATCGCAAAGGTTAATAGATACCTTAACATCCTCAAAAAATCCACCTATGCAATCGAAGAAAGTGAAGAAAATCCTCTTAAAAAAGCATACGAAGAGGCGGTAAGCTTCTTTAAAGAACTTCTCCAAAGGCAGGAAATTCTTGAAATCATAGAGACGACACCTGAGGTTGCCCTTGTAAAAAAGGGAGACACCTTAACTTTTGTGATTGTTGATATTACAGGTTATATCCAGGCATCAGGAAGAACTTCGCGCCTCATTGCAACAGGCCTTACAAAGGGGCTTTCTCTTGTTTTAACAAATGATATGAAGGCACTTACTGTGTTGAGAAAGAAGTTGAAGTGGTTTGTTGAAGAAGTGGATTTAGTGCCATACGAAAGCCTTGACCTTGATAAACTCATAAAAGAAATTGATGAAGATAGACGAATCGCAAAGGAAATTGAGAAAGGGAAAATCCCAAAAGAGGGCTTCAAATTCAATACAAAACTTGTAATAGTTGAGTCACCCAACAAGGCAAGAACAATTGCCTCATTCTACGGGAAACCTTTAAGGAGACGCATAGGCAACCTTGATGCATTTGAAATAATAATGAAGGATACAATCCTTACAATTGCCGCATCAAAAGGACATGTGCTCGACCTCAATAAGACCGAAGGTTACTTTGGAGTGCTTAAAAGGGATAATACATTCATACCACTCTTTGAGCCCATTGATGAAGATAGAGAAAATATCCTTAGGTCCTTAAGGAGGCTTTCGCTTGAAGTAAATGAAGTGCTTCTTGCATCTGACCCTGACACAGAGGGAGAAAAAATTAGTTATGATCTGTGGTTAAATCTCTCTCCTTTTTCAAAAGACATAAAGAGAATTGAGTTTCATGAAATAACAAAACACGCCTTTGAAAATGCAATTAGAGATTCAAGAGGTATCAACATAAACCTTGTTAAAGCACAGTTTTTAAGGAGAATTGCAGATAGGTTTGTTGGTTTTACCGTGTCGCAATACATCCAGAGGGAAAAGGGGCTTAAGACACTTTCTGCAGGAAGAGTTCAAACGCCAGTGCTTGAGTGGATTGTTGAGCGTGGAACAGAGGCAAGCAAAAAACAAAACTACCTAAAGGTGTTCGTAAACTCATACCCTGTTGAATTTAAACTTCCGAAGCCTCTTGAAGAAAGCGAACTTGATAACATTAGAAGCATAAATATAAGGGTAAAAGATAGGAAAATTGAAGACTTATTCGTTAAGCCGTTTGAAACATTTACGCTCCTTAAGGAGGCATCAAACAAACTCAAAATCCCCGTATATACAACGATGCAACTTGCTCAAGACCTTTTCGAAATGGGATTTATAACCTACCACAGGACCGATAGCATCAGGGTAAGCGATGCAGGTGTCTTTGTTGCAAAGGAATATATTACGGAGCATTTTGGAAGTGAATTCCTGAAGATAAGGCAGTATTCAAACATTGGAGGTGCACACGAGTGTATTCGTCCAACAAGAGCAATGGATGTAGAGGATTTGAAATCCTACCTCACGATGAACCCGGTTTTAGGGATAACGCCGCTTCACCTAAAACTCTATGACCTCATATTCAGACAGTTTATTGCATCGCAAATGAAAGAAACAAAAGTAGAAAAGGGAAATGTCCTTTTTGAGATAGCACTTGAAGACAAACACCTCGAAACAGAGGAAGAAGTAAATCTTTCTATTGTAGAGGAAGGTTTTAATAAGATTTTGCCGGTTGAAGTTTATGCAATTGAGGATGGAACATATCCTGTTCAAAAGAAAGTGCAATATAGAAGAAGTGAAGTGCCCTTCTATACGCATGCAACAATAATTCAAGAAATGAAAGAAAAAGGTATTGGAAGACCGTCAACATACGCAATAACAATCGAAAAACTCATCCAGAGAAGGTATGTAATAGATAAAAAAGGATACCTTATACCAACAAGGCTTGGAATTGAAGTTTTACGCCTCATAAAGAAAAATAAGAAGGTTTCGCCTTTTGTAAGCGAAGACTACACAAAAGAGCTCGAAAACAAGATGGACGAAGTTGAAGCGGGCCTCAGGGACTATAATACAGAAATTGGAGAAATATTCAGGAACCTCGAACTCGAAAAACTTGTAGAATTAACATATACAACAATCGAAGAGTAA
- a CDS encoding class I SAM-dependent methyltransferase, giving the protein MEEKFDAIANEYDSWFETPIGKVVKELELNALLEAVGDLKGKKMLEVGIGTGLFAMEFRKRGAEVYGIDPAYNMLKIAQSRGFEVKFGYGEAIPYEDKTFDIVLSMTSMENSKDPDKFVSEMVRVAKDSGRVVIAVLNAISFYGISRRIRGMFNPNDLFRGMHFYTYWELKGLMQKYLCNVDVNSSVFFNPSPPQFVLNNAQKLEQFGRRYLKPFGALLVGRGTKCL; this is encoded by the coding sequence ATGGAAGAAAAATTTGATGCAATTGCAAACGAATACGACAGTTGGTTTGAAACACCAATTGGAAAAGTCGTAAAAGAACTTGAATTAAATGCACTTCTTGAGGCTGTAGGCGACCTAAAAGGGAAAAAGATGCTTGAAGTTGGCATTGGAACAGGCTTATTTGCTATGGAATTCAGGAAGCGCGGTGCTGAAGTTTATGGGATCGACCCAGCATACAACATGCTTAAGATTGCTCAATCTCGAGGTTTCGAAGTAAAATTTGGCTACGGCGAAGCAATCCCATACGAGGACAAAACATTCGACATAGTCCTTTCTATGACTTCAATGGAAAACTCAAAAGACCCAGACAAGTTTGTAAGCGAGATGGTGCGTGTTGCAAAAGATAGTGGGCGTGTTGTAATAGCAGTGCTAAATGCAATTTCTTTTTATGGTATCTCAAGAAGAATAAGGGGCATGTTTAACCCAAACGACCTATTTAGAGGCATGCACTTCTATACCTACTGGGAATTAAAAGGGCTTATGCAAAAGTACCTCTGTAATGTTGATGTAAATTCATCGGTATTTTTTAATCCATCGCCTCCGCAATTCGTACTTAACAACGCACAAAAACTCGAGCAATTCGGAAGGCGTTACCTTAAGCCCTTTGGGGCACTGCTTGTAGGAAGGGGGACAAAATGCTTATAA
- a CDS encoding thiamine-binding protein encodes MLITAQFSVYPLKVENYGDYVYEAVRIVKSFGLEVTVGATSSVTYGDSEVIFKAFNEVMKQFEGKIHFVFVITLSNACPKP; translated from the coding sequence ATGCTTATAACAGCACAATTTTCAGTATATCCCTTGAAAGTTGAAAACTACGGGGATTATGTTTACGAAGCAGTTAGAATTGTAAAAAGTTTTGGGCTTGAAGTAACAGTTGGGGCAACGAGTTCTGTAACATACGGAGACTCAGAAGTCATCTTTAAGGCGTTTAATGAAGTTATGAAACAATTCGAAGGGAAAATTCACTTCGTCTTCGTAATAACGCTTTCGAATGCATGCCCTAAGCCATAG
- a CDS encoding radical SAM protein, with protein sequence MSVVPLYKEEVLEKDIRVSIGSLALLGLKDVKIFAKPTTIYLMVEERCLYNCLYCAQSRSSKANIENLSRVTWPKEKFKNVLNALITHENDYKRICFQVVNGKNYYEDLVGFLKVLKDEGIQKPISISIREPNLKHIRELFLLGVERIGLPIDVVSKEYFSEIRGGNFEESVKGILEASSEFKGKITTHIIVGLKETDFELYDAMKMFFEHNVLVSLFAFTPVKGTPLENHPKVPIGRYRKFQFVRSLFFKKISFKPVFDGTNLTGIEMDLDKDKILNLLNDPSNYITQGCPNCNRPFYNEMPKGPFYNFPEKPTDMSFVFKDFVKEVFDGKVIFK encoded by the coding sequence ATGAGTGTTGTGCCCTTATATAAAGAAGAAGTACTTGAAAAAGATATAAGGGTCTCTATTGGAAGCCTTGCACTCCTTGGCTTAAAGGATGTAAAAATATTTGCAAAGCCAACAACAATTTATCTTATGGTTGAGGAGCGTTGCCTCTATAACTGCCTTTACTGTGCACAGTCAAGAAGTTCAAAGGCAAACATTGAAAACCTTTCAAGAGTTACATGGCCAAAAGAGAAGTTTAAAAATGTGCTTAACGCACTTATTACACACGAAAACGATTACAAGCGGATTTGCTTCCAGGTTGTAAACGGCAAAAACTATTACGAAGACCTTGTGGGATTCTTGAAAGTTCTCAAAGATGAAGGTATTCAAAAGCCAATTTCTATCTCCATAAGAGAGCCAAATTTAAAACACATAAGAGAACTTTTTTTACTTGGTGTAGAGCGCATTGGTCTTCCAATTGATGTTGTTTCAAAGGAATATTTTTCTGAGATTAGGGGGGGCAATTTCGAAGAAAGCGTAAAAGGGATCCTTGAGGCTTCTTCTGAATTTAAAGGAAAGATAACAACGCATATAATAGTAGGGCTTAAAGAAACAGATTTTGAATTATACGATGCAATGAAAATGTTTTTTGAACACAATGTGCTTGTTTCACTTTTCGCTTTTACTCCCGTAAAAGGGACACCCTTAGAAAACCATCCAAAAGTACCAATTGGACGTTACAGGAAATTTCAGTTTGTAAGGTCTCTTTTCTTTAAGAAGATTTCCTTTAAGCCAGTTTTTGACGGCACTAACCTTACAGGCATTGAAATGGATCTCGATAAGGATAAAATCCTCAATCTTTTAAATGACCCTTCAAATTACATAACTCAAGGCTGCCCAAACTGTAACAGGCCTTTTTATAACGAGATGCCAAAGGGACCATTCTACAACTTCCCGGAAAAGCCAACTGATATGAGTTTCGTTTTTAAGGACTTTGTAAAAGAAGTCTTTGATGGAAAAGTCATATTCAAGTGA
- a CDS encoding ATP-binding protein has product MHFLASFTETHKTRIKTNLIKIVLLRRIKIIKFVLDRRISFLTWGGFPEVALANTDFEKKKILEEYLNAMFFKDIVERYEISNLPLIKTLFDQLFSSYSTKISLTAIYKQYKDKLSFSKDSLFEYYRYFLESMLVFEVRKFTDSVYKRARNPAKLYLVDVGLAKDTFSKNFGKRLENIVFIELKRRGYEIFYFDEKRECDFIAKKDNEFIPIQVTYELNDLNRTRELEGVVEACKFLGVKRGLILTNEDEEELKFDDIIVDVIPAYKWLLSQS; this is encoded by the coding sequence TTGCATTTTCTCGCCTCGTTTACAGAGACCCACAAAACACGCATAAAAACTAACCTTATAAAAATCGTCCTTCTCAGAAGGATAAAAATTATAAAATTTGTCCTTGACAGAAGGATAAGTTTCCTAACCTGGGGTGGTTTTCCAGAAGTAGCACTTGCGAACACAGACTTCGAAAAGAAAAAAATTCTTGAAGAATACCTGAATGCAATGTTCTTTAAAGACATTGTAGAAAGATACGAAATATCAAACTTGCCGCTAATAAAGACGCTTTTTGACCAGCTTTTTTCGTCATATTCTACTAAAATCTCACTAACAGCAATATACAAGCAGTATAAAGATAAACTATCATTTTCTAAGGATTCTCTTTTTGAATACTACAGATACTTCCTTGAAAGTATGCTTGTTTTTGAGGTAAGAAAGTTTACAGACTCTGTATATAAAAGGGCAAGAAATCCTGCAAAATTATATCTTGTAGATGTTGGACTTGCAAAGGATACATTTTCAAAAAACTTTGGAAAAAGACTCGAAAACATAGTTTTTATTGAATTGAAAAGAAGAGGTTACGAGATATTTTACTTCGATGAGAAAAGAGAGTGCGACTTTATTGCTAAAAAAGATAACGAGTTTATACCAATTCAAGTAACCTATGAATTGAACGATTTAAACAGAACAAGAGAATTAGAGGGAGTTGTAGAAGCATGTAAATTTCTCGGGGTTAAAAGAGGCTTAATTTTAACAAATGAAGACGAGGAAGAACTCAAATTTGACGATATAATAGTAGATGTTATACCAGCTTACAAGTGGTTACTTAGTCAATCCTAA
- the uvrA gene encoding excinuclease ABC subunit UvrA: MRDDIYIKGARVHNLKNITLTIPRNKLVVITGVSGSGKSSLAFDTIYAEGQRRYVESLSAYARQFIGLMEKPDVDVIEGLSPAIAIDQKSASKNPRSTVGTMTEIYDYLRLLYARIGVPHCPNDGTEIKKQTPDEIVEQIFKNLPHKKIEILAPLVRGRKGEYKALFEKYLKKGYVRVRVDNEMHLLQEEIPLDKNKKHDIDLVIDRVVVVDDEKSRIEDSIELALSEGDGVVKVRDEEGQEYLYSSKFACPVCGFSIEEIEPRLFSFNSPYGACPECTGLGFKIEPDPDLIVRDWNLSLEEGAIQIPGFRGFDTYTFQILLQVARKYGIDTYKPLKKLSKDELDVIFYGTEGKTPVRVTSKNGETYSFSTYFEGIVNLLKRRYNETESENMKEEYEKFMRRVECPVCHGKRLKPEALAVTVDGINIADLTSMSVNQAYRFFINLEKKLTEKEKMISHQIIKEIKNRLKFLLDVGLSYLTLDRPSETLAGGEAQRIRLATQVGSKLVGVLYVLDEPSIGLHPRDTDKLLNTLKELRNLGNTVIVVEHDEETIREADYIIDIGPGAGEEGGYVVKTGTLQDIINEHRSLTGQYLKGELKIPVPEERRKGNGEFLVVIGAREHNLKNIDVAFPLHTFICVTGVSGSGKSTLIYDILYKALMKKLYKTKEEPGKHDKIEGIEYIDKVVMVDQSPIGRTPRSNPATYTGAFTPIRELFASLPESKAKGYKAGRFSFNVPGGRCEACEGNGYIKVEMQFLPDVYVPCEVCHGKRYNKETLEIKYKGKSIADVLEMSVKEALAFFENIPEIKRKLQFLDDVGLGYIKLGQSATTLSGGEAQRVKLASELQKRGTGRTVYFLDEPTTGLHFADVHKLIDVLQRLVNQGNTVIIIEHNLDVIKSADYIIDLGPEGGERGGYVVATGTPEEVANNPKSYTGQYLKKVLGLTK, encoded by the coding sequence ATGAGAGATGACATTTACATAAAAGGGGCAAGGGTTCACAATCTCAAGAACATCACCCTTACCATTCCTCGTAATAAACTTGTTGTTATAACGGGTGTATCAGGTTCTGGCAAATCTTCTCTTGCCTTTGACACGATTTACGCAGAGGGGCAGAGGCGTTATGTAGAGTCGCTTTCTGCATATGCAAGGCAGTTTATTGGTCTTATGGAAAAGCCCGATGTCGATGTGATTGAAGGGCTTTCTCCTGCCATTGCAATTGACCAAAAGAGCGCAAGCAAAAACCCTCGCTCAACTGTTGGCACAATGACCGAGATTTATGATTATCTCAGGCTTCTTTATGCACGTATTGGCGTTCCGCATTGCCCTAATGACGGCACTGAAATAAAAAAGCAAACACCAGACGAGATTGTCGAGCAGATTTTTAAGAACCTTCCACATAAAAAAATCGAAATCCTTGCGCCTCTTGTCCGAGGAAGAAAAGGAGAATACAAGGCACTTTTCGAAAAGTATCTCAAAAAGGGATATGTGAGAGTAAGAGTGGATAATGAAATGCACTTACTTCAGGAGGAAATCCCTCTCGATAAGAACAAGAAGCATGATATAGACCTCGTTATTGATAGAGTGGTTGTTGTGGATGATGAAAAAAGCCGTATCGAAGATTCGATTGAACTTGCCCTTAGCGAAGGCGATGGTGTGGTTAAAGTGAGGGACGAAGAAGGGCAGGAATATCTCTACTCATCTAAATTTGCATGTCCTGTGTGCGGGTTTTCCATTGAAGAGATTGAGCCACGTTTATTTTCATTTAATTCTCCTTATGGCGCTTGCCCTGAATGTACTGGGCTTGGCTTTAAAATTGAGCCAGACCCTGATTTAATAGTGCGTGACTGGAATCTGAGCCTGGAAGAAGGCGCTATTCAAATACCAGGTTTTAGGGGCTTTGATACCTACACATTTCAGATTCTTTTACAGGTTGCTCGGAAATACGGTATTGATACCTACAAGCCATTAAAGAAACTTTCGAAGGACGAACTTGATGTAATTTTCTATGGGACAGAGGGAAAAACTCCTGTTAGAGTCACCTCAAAGAATGGCGAAACTTACAGTTTTTCAACATACTTCGAAGGTATAGTTAATCTCCTTAAGAGGCGTTATAACGAAACAGAATCGGAAAATATGAAAGAGGAATATGAGAAGTTTATGCGGCGTGTCGAGTGTCCTGTGTGCCACGGAAAAAGGTTAAAACCAGAAGCCCTTGCAGTTACTGTTGACGGAATAAACATTGCAGACTTAACTTCTATGTCTGTAAATCAAGCGTACAGATTTTTCATAAATCTTGAAAAGAAACTGACCGAAAAGGAAAAAATGATTTCGCACCAGATTATAAAGGAAATAAAAAACAGGCTTAAATTCTTGCTTGATGTGGGCTTATCCTATCTTACCCTCGACAGACCCTCCGAGACGCTTGCAGGTGGCGAAGCGCAAAGGATTCGTCTTGCAACCCAGGTAGGCTCGAAACTTGTTGGTGTCCTCTATGTGCTCGATGAGCCTTCAATTGGGCTTCATCCAAGGGATACCGATAAACTTCTAAACACCCTTAAAGAACTAAGAAACCTTGGAAATACTGTAATTGTTGTTGAACACGATGAGGAGACAATAAGAGAAGCAGATTACATAATCGACATTGGACCTGGAGCAGGTGAAGAGGGCGGATATGTCGTTAAGACAGGAACTCTTCAGGACATTATAAACGAGCATAGGTCTTTAACGGGTCAATACCTGAAGGGGGAGTTAAAGATACCTGTGCCAGAGGAGAGGCGAAAAGGAAACGGTGAATTTCTTGTAGTAATTGGCGCAAGGGAACACAACCTCAAGAATATCGATGTTGCCTTTCCACTTCACACATTCATATGTGTTACAGGTGTATCTGGCTCTGGAAAATCCACACTTATTTATGACATTCTTTATAAGGCGCTAATGAAGAAACTTTATAAGACAAAGGAAGAACCTGGCAAACACGATAAAATCGAAGGTATAGAGTATATTGATAAAGTCGTAATGGTTGACCAGTCGCCGATTGGAAGGACGCCTCGTTCGAACCCTGCAACATATACAGGTGCATTTACACCCATAAGGGAACTTTTTGCAAGCCTTCCTGAATCAAAGGCAAAGGGCTACAAGGCTGGAAGATTCAGTTTTAATGTGCCAGGTGGAAGATGCGAAGCGTGTGAAGGTAACGGCTATATTAAGGTAGAGATGCAGTTTTTGCCTGATGTTTATGTGCCCTGTGAGGTGTGCCACGGAAAGAGGTATAACAAGGAGACACTTGAAATAAAATACAAAGGCAAAAGCATTGCTGATGTGCTTGAGATGAGCGTAAAGGAAGCCCTTGCATTCTTTGAGAATATCCCTGAGATCAAGCGAAAACTCCAATTTCTGGACGATGTTGGGCTTGGCTACATAAAGTTGGGGCAATCTGCAACAACGCTTTCAGGTGGCGAGGCGCAGAGGGTAAAACTTGCTTCTGAACTTCAAAAAAGGGGCACCGGCAGGACTGTCTATTTTCTTGATGAGCCAACAACAGGGCTTCACTTTGCAGATGTTCACAAACTCATAGATGTTCTTCAGAGACTTGTAAATCAGGGGAACACGGTCATTATTATTGAGCATAACCTTGATGTCATAAAGTCTGCAGATTATATTATTGACCTTGGTCCTGAGGGGGGAGAGCGTGGAGGTTATGTTGTTGCAACGGGCACTCCAGAGGAAGTTGCAAACAACCCAAAATCCTACACCGGGCAATACCTCAAAAAAGTATTAGGATTGACTAAGTAA